From Oceanipulchritudo coccoides, the proteins below share one genomic window:
- a CDS encoding site-specific integrase, whose protein sequence is MKKKISTKTVQSTEKPVQKQYNKTDARYWQDRILKRTDQGAYQVRLQMQGKQIWFNLGSGIASEAAAKAKEIYFYAKSNGVDAAIERFKFTAPEGSEIQTVGEFIRETLELNPRHKPLTLQQYVGCFRQLAFEIAIPKKERTKWEKAKFDYRGEGRAQWLKLVDGIRLEAINPESVRKWRVGKSNSTAASQIRQAKAFAAIAKSDDALVRKVGRLPFSDIKTAAPRTKRHSSLVSASGEKLAVSAKAQLAEKDLEAWKAFLLAFFGGLRKEEIDSLLWEQINLEEGVVRIREHTWFTPKSEEAIRDVDLSDSVRKEIAALRASSRGKFFLKGVRALPVKKQYKGYYRAKPTWARLNAWLKKQGVSVQKPVHYLRKESGSLISSNFGIEAARRHLGHADIAVTSAHYSDKKNKVTVDIPTAPISEEFTENTVSS, encoded by the coding sequence ATGAAAAAGAAAATCAGTACAAAAACAGTACAGTCGACTGAAAAACCAGTACAAAAACAGTACAATAAAACCGACGCCCGCTATTGGCAGGACCGTATTTTAAAGCGGACCGACCAGGGAGCCTATCAGGTGCGCCTGCAAATGCAGGGAAAGCAAATCTGGTTTAATCTTGGGAGCGGGATTGCCAGTGAAGCAGCTGCCAAGGCCAAGGAAATTTATTTCTATGCAAAGTCGAACGGGGTGGATGCAGCCATTGAGCGGTTCAAGTTTACGGCACCAGAAGGATCGGAAATTCAGACAGTCGGGGAATTCATTCGCGAAACGCTGGAATTGAATCCACGGCACAAGCCCTTGACGCTTCAGCAGTATGTCGGCTGCTTCCGGCAGTTGGCTTTTGAAATCGCCATCCCGAAAAAGGAGCGGACCAAATGGGAGAAAGCAAAATTTGATTACCGGGGAGAGGGAAGGGCTCAATGGCTTAAACTGGTGGACGGCATCCGGCTGGAGGCAATCAACCCTGAATCGGTGCGAAAGTGGAGGGTAGGAAAATCAAACTCCACAGCAGCCAGCCAGATTCGACAGGCTAAGGCCTTCGCTGCAATTGCCAAATCGGATGATGCTTTGGTCAGGAAAGTTGGAAGACTGCCTTTCTCAGACATCAAAACCGCCGCTCCTAGGACGAAACGCCACAGTTCCCTTGTCAGCGCCTCCGGAGAGAAGTTGGCGGTCTCTGCCAAGGCTCAATTGGCCGAAAAGGATTTGGAGGCTTGGAAGGCCTTCCTGCTGGCCTTCTTTGGCGGATTGCGGAAGGAGGAAATCGATTCCCTTCTTTGGGAGCAAATCAACTTGGAAGAGGGAGTTGTCCGAATTCGGGAACACACATGGTTCACGCCTAAAAGTGAGGAAGCGATCAGGGATGTAGATTTGTCGGATTCAGTCAGGAAGGAAATTGCCGCACTTCGGGCTTCTAGCAGGGGAAAGTTTTTTCTCAAAGGAGTGAGAGCGTTGCCGGTTAAGAAACAGTATAAAGGGTATTACCGTGCCAAGCCGACCTGGGCACGCCTGAATGCCTGGCTGAAAAAACAGGGCGTTTCGGTTCAAAAGCCCGTTCATTATCTAAGGAAGGAGTCGGGGTCCTTGATTTCCTCAAACTTTGGGATAGAAGCGGCTCGACGCCATTTAGGCCATGCGGATATCGCGGTTACCAGTGCGCATTATTCCGATAAAAAGAATAAGGTGACTGTGGATATTCCGACGGCTCCTATTTCAGAAGAATTCACGGAGAATACCGTCAGTTCATAA
- a CDS encoding glycoside hydrolase family 76 protein, which translates to MKLPPLIALLTLLGWATLPVSAQTLTEKITTALEFSKLQLDDLAQRSGSSRFVSYTDTSGIWQNQSISNWCSGFPAGLMWMMYDYTGENVWATYGRDWTNAVSARATASDNDTGFQIYCAYGYGLRHASDTLSPAEISVYTAKLNQAADSFANQRYHPTIESYRAWTNRRTSISTAVSSPSITASTNTPYNNPYFEVNIDMMMNMELPVYVGLNGGNSDYDDFAINHADATFLNQVRPDGSTFHVVAYDESANVLYKRTHQGADTDTTWSRGQAWAVYGYTMMYRYTNESRMLDRAVACFDYFMAAVANQSDDFVAYSDFDRAVGGSTNHPRDTSASAIVASAAIELYEFTQDEKFLTAAENILGDLTSPPYLASASPGFESILTKGSEKYDNKAEEGTIFGDFYFVEAMLRYLALDTEPVDDGFWGGHPVVDGWVDTGDYLGWLNVEFAAFGFLYSETLGTWIYLLEETYTASQTDTGGWTYLYK; encoded by the coding sequence ATGAAACTCCCCCCTCTAATTGCCCTCTTAACCCTTCTCGGATGGGCTACTCTTCCGGTTTCAGCCCAGACGCTGACCGAAAAAATCACCACTGCATTGGAGTTTTCCAAGCTGCAGCTGGATGATCTGGCCCAACGGTCCGGGTCGAGTCGTTTTGTCAGTTATACCGACACATCCGGAATTTGGCAGAATCAGTCGATCAGCAACTGGTGCAGCGGATTTCCTGCGGGTTTGATGTGGATGATGTATGACTACACCGGGGAAAACGTATGGGCTACTTACGGCAGGGACTGGACCAACGCGGTATCGGCCCGGGCAACCGCCTCAGACAACGACACCGGATTTCAAATTTACTGCGCCTATGGCTATGGTCTTCGACATGCTTCGGACACCTTGAGTCCTGCGGAAATTTCTGTTTACACTGCAAAACTGAATCAGGCGGCTGATTCCTTTGCCAATCAACGCTATCATCCGACGATCGAATCCTACCGCGCATGGACCAACAGGCGTACCAGCATTTCCACTGCCGTGAGCAGTCCCAGTATCACTGCGAGCACAAACACGCCCTACAACAACCCGTATTTTGAGGTCAACATCGATATGATGATGAACATGGAGTTGCCCGTCTACGTGGGGCTAAACGGCGGAAACTCGGACTACGACGATTTTGCCATTAACCATGCTGATGCGACATTCCTGAATCAAGTCAGGCCGGACGGCAGCACCTTCCATGTGGTGGCCTATGACGAATCTGCAAATGTCCTCTACAAGCGCACCCACCAGGGGGCGGACACCGACACAACCTGGTCGCGGGGACAAGCATGGGCCGTGTACGGATACACGATGATGTATCGCTACACCAATGAATCCCGGATGCTCGACCGGGCAGTAGCCTGCTTCGATTACTTCATGGCTGCGGTAGCGAACCAATCCGATGACTTTGTTGCGTATTCGGATTTCGACCGAGCTGTCGGCGGGTCCACCAATCACCCTCGGGATACTTCTGCTTCGGCAATCGTCGCGTCTGCGGCAATCGAGCTTTACGAATTCACTCAGGATGAAAAATTCCTCACGGCGGCTGAAAACATCCTTGGGGATCTCACTTCGCCGCCATATCTGGCGTCGGCATCTCCAGGTTTTGAGTCCATCCTGACCAAGGGTTCGGAGAAATACGACAACAAGGCTGAAGAAGGGACCATCTTCGGGGATTTCTACTTTGTTGAGGCCATGCTCCGCTACCTTGCCCTCGACACGGAACCCGTGGACGATGGTTTTTGGGGCGGTCACCCGGTTGTCGACGGTTGGGTGGACACCGGCGATTACCTTGGCTGGTTGAATGTGGAATTTGCTGCGTTCGGGTTCCTCTACTCGGAAACGCTTGGAACCTGGATCTATTTGCTTGAGGAAACCTACACCGCAAGCCAGACGGACACCGGTGGCTGGACTTACCTTTATAAATGA
- a CDS encoding GNAT family N-acetyltransferase — protein MNFELPVDPTIIEALEKNLWALWRRFGLGSGCSLHEDEGATWFETPIGHLPYNGVLRFRSDEASAEIDQQIDAVFDHFGRRDVPFFWLVHPTALPTDLDRRLEARGLVEVESFPGMVVALDAVPQAVGDAPQGIEIREVTDPKDRDSILELIAWRWDVPQEARGLLPDVSSDFDVGQPGSSIRCWLAWKDGKPVSKVVLNITGEVCGIYGVATRPEARGLGLAREMTLLACQAARGAGSRLCVLHSTEMALNLYRKIGFREQNAIFRLFCRPGSLHM, from the coding sequence ATGAATTTTGAATTACCGGTTGATCCAACAATCATTGAAGCTCTGGAGAAAAATCTGTGGGCTTTGTGGCGGCGCTTTGGTCTGGGGAGCGGCTGCTCCCTGCATGAGGATGAGGGTGCGACCTGGTTCGAAACGCCTATTGGTCATTTGCCCTATAATGGTGTGCTGCGGTTCCGGTCGGACGAGGCCTCGGCGGAAATTGATCAACAGATTGACGCTGTATTCGACCACTTCGGAAGGCGGGATGTGCCGTTCTTCTGGTTGGTCCATCCTACGGCGCTTCCCACTGACCTGGACCGACGGCTTGAGGCCCGCGGGCTGGTGGAAGTGGAGTCATTTCCCGGCATGGTGGTTGCCCTTGACGCTGTTCCACAAGCGGTTGGCGATGCACCCCAAGGCATTGAGATCCGGGAGGTGACCGACCCAAAGGACCGGGACAGCATTCTTGAGCTGATTGCCTGGAGGTGGGATGTTCCGCAAGAGGCGAGGGGCCTCCTTCCCGATGTCAGCAGCGATTTCGATGTCGGGCAACCCGGTTCCAGCATTCGTTGCTGGCTGGCCTGGAAGGACGGTAAACCCGTTTCCAAGGTGGTCCTCAACATCACCGGAGAGGTGTGTGGTATCTATGGAGTTGCTACGCGTCCGGAGGCCCGCGGCCTCGGCCTGGCCCGTGAAATGACCTTGTTGGCCTGCCAGGCGGCCCGTGGGGCAGGTAGCCGCTTGTGCGTCCTGCACTCCACCGAGATGGCTCTCAACCTCTACCGCAAGATCGGGTTCCGGGAACAGAATGCAATCTTCCGGCTCTTCTGCCGCCCGGGATCGCTTCATATGTGA
- a CDS encoding glycoside hydrolase family 2 protein, with amino-acid sequence MKSCNLLLLTLLTLLGSVSMQAEALITNVDHRETTSLAGKWRVIVDPFETGFYSYRYEEIKNRDNGFSMDAKAADKSALLEYNFDSSGTLDVPGDWNSQREKLFFYEGTVWYRKKFDYHLQPGKRLFAYFGAINYEAIVYLNGQKVGTHTGGFTPFNFELTNYLKAGENSLVIKADNKRRSTAIPTVMSDWWNYGGLTRRVLLIEESNTFIRDYHIQLAKDSMETIAGWVQLDGAEGAQPVTVRIPEAGITQTVQTDERGYAEISFDADLSLWSPDNPKLYRVEISAGEELLEDEIGFRSVQVRGNDILLNGKAIFLRGICIHEESPLRPGRAYTPEDARILLEWSKELNCNFVRLAHYPHNEYMTRQADRMGILVWSEIPLYWTISWDNPEVYSNAVQQLTEMITRDKNKASVILWSVANETPVSEQRTKFLADLTKVARSLDPTRLITAALEAEWPKEGIAINDPLGAYLDVLGCNEYLGWYGSTDPRNFDKTWFTKYEKPLIISEFGAGALQGYHADPDTRWSEEFQAQVYERQIPMLDRIPFLRGTSPWILKDFKSPRRPLPYFQDYFNRKGLISDTGERKQAFYILQDYYRQIESGEGDSAR; translated from the coding sequence ATGAAATCATGCAACCTGCTCCTGCTTACACTCTTAACACTATTGGGGTCTGTATCCATGCAGGCTGAGGCTCTCATCACAAATGTCGATCACCGCGAGACGACTTCCCTCGCTGGAAAGTGGCGTGTGATTGTCGATCCCTTTGAAACGGGCTTTTACAGTTATCGCTACGAGGAAATCAAAAACAGGGACAACGGTTTCTCGATGGATGCCAAGGCGGCGGACAAGTCAGCCCTGCTGGAGTACAACTTCGATTCCAGTGGGACCCTGGATGTTCCGGGCGACTGGAACAGCCAGCGCGAAAAGCTCTTCTTCTACGAGGGGACGGTCTGGTACCGGAAAAAGTTTGATTACCATCTGCAGCCCGGTAAGCGCTTGTTCGCGTATTTCGGGGCGATCAATTATGAGGCTATTGTTTACCTGAACGGCCAAAAAGTGGGAACGCATACGGGCGGCTTTACGCCCTTTAATTTCGAGCTCACGAACTATCTCAAGGCCGGCGAAAACTCCCTTGTCATCAAGGCGGACAACAAGCGGCGGTCCACAGCAATTCCAACCGTCATGTCGGATTGGTGGAATTACGGTGGCCTGACCCGGCGTGTCCTCCTGATTGAGGAATCCAATACCTTCATCCGCGACTACCACATCCAATTGGCCAAGGACAGTATGGAAACCATTGCCGGTTGGGTTCAATTGGACGGAGCAGAGGGTGCGCAACCGGTGACGGTCCGCATTCCTGAAGCCGGCATCACGCAAACGGTCCAGACAGATGAGCGCGGATATGCCGAAATTTCCTTCGATGCCGACCTGTCCCTTTGGTCGCCGGACAATCCCAAACTGTACCGTGTGGAAATATCGGCTGGTGAGGAATTGCTGGAGGATGAAATTGGGTTTCGCAGTGTTCAGGTGAGGGGGAATGACATCCTCTTAAACGGGAAGGCCATTTTCCTGCGCGGCATTTGCATCCATGAAGAATCGCCTCTTCGTCCCGGAAGGGCCTACACACCGGAGGATGCCCGGATATTATTGGAATGGTCGAAGGAGCTTAATTGCAACTTTGTCCGTCTGGCCCATTATCCACACAATGAATACATGACCCGCCAGGCTGACCGGATGGGTATTCTCGTATGGTCGGAAATTCCGCTTTACTGGACTATCTCCTGGGACAATCCGGAAGTGTACAGCAATGCCGTCCAGCAGCTGACGGAGATGATCACACGGGACAAGAACAAGGCCTCGGTTATCCTTTGGTCGGTGGCCAATGAGACGCCGGTCAGTGAGCAGCGTACGAAATTCCTCGCGGACCTGACCAAGGTTGCCCGGTCGCTCGATCCGACACGCCTTATCACAGCGGCTTTGGAAGCTGAATGGCCCAAGGAGGGAATTGCCATCAACGATCCTTTGGGTGCCTATCTGGATGTCCTCGGATGCAATGAGTATCTCGGCTGGTACGGCAGTACGGATCCCCGCAACTTCGACAAGACATGGTTCACAAAATATGAGAAACCGCTTATCATAAGCGAGTTTGGGGCAGGAGCCCTCCAAGGATACCATGCTGATCCGGATACGCGCTGGAGCGAGGAATTCCAGGCACAGGTCTACGAGCGTCAAATTCCCATGCTGGACCGGATTCCGTTCCTCAGGGGCACTTCTCCATGGATTCTCAAGGATTTCAAATCCCCCCGCAGACCCCTTCCGTATTTCCAGGATTATTTCAACCGGAAGGGCTTGATCTCGGATACTGGAGAACGCAAGCAGGCCTTTTACATCCTTCAGGATTATTATCGCCAAATTGAGTCAGGCGAGGGCGATAGCGCTCGATAA
- a CDS encoding DUF3987 domain-containing protein produces MPDKKIGPSCANTTGPEIDPTTEVKSPGTDHDGHLPSTIIPSPGPFPNQSFPPSLRGIALELAEVYSVPVCLPAMSALAFLAGAVGKAFVVIDAYRDKPTFLNLYTIQVVERGLGKGNIGGALSKPILELEKALRDGWSRDCSKARADIELLREKFKSAKHSAKKGDPESRDAMISHQSDIDAAEVFLSAAPAILIDDTTSEALADRLATNGETLLSYSSEAGNLLKVAMGKYSDQGDFDLLLSAYSGDGYKSDRVGRGSRSLSNPRLSALWMVQRTVLDSLLSDKDAFNRGLTARFLLVNTGARRTKDNGAEMVFAKGELWDSILAPFLKLRRQGPSEVEPIPVRCSGEAKEVFRQFHNESVDIEETLPEELQGECSRWRENAIKVAGLFQLVSDKDRMIDERTAEAACAVVRWCGRGYLRLLQGKRLEVLQAEADKLVDICREHGGEVSVGELQSRHGLRNGRLKEVLSLVRTFPNLLSFETRLTSTKPRQVLVAQ; encoded by the coding sequence ATGCCGGACAAAAAAATAGGCCCGTCGTGCGCCAACACGACAGGCCCTGAAATTGACCCCACCACAGAAGTGAAATCACCGGGAACAGATCATGACGGTCATTTGCCGTCAACGATAATTCCTTCACCAGGACCATTCCCGAATCAAAGCTTTCCCCCATCCCTGAGGGGGATCGCTTTGGAATTGGCTGAGGTCTACAGCGTGCCAGTTTGCCTTCCCGCGATGTCAGCCTTGGCCTTTTTGGCTGGGGCCGTAGGGAAAGCGTTTGTGGTCATTGATGCCTACAGGGACAAGCCGACCTTCCTGAACCTCTATACAATCCAAGTCGTCGAGAGAGGACTCGGAAAAGGAAATATTGGAGGTGCATTGAGCAAACCGATTCTCGAACTTGAGAAAGCGTTGCGGGATGGATGGAGCCGAGATTGCTCAAAAGCCAGGGCTGACATTGAACTGCTTCGTGAAAAGTTTAAATCTGCGAAGCATTCCGCCAAGAAGGGCGATCCTGAATCGAGGGATGCTATGATTAGCCATCAATCAGACATCGATGCAGCGGAGGTCTTCCTTTCCGCTGCTCCTGCCATTCTAATTGACGACACTACCAGCGAAGCTCTCGCAGATCGATTGGCAACGAATGGTGAAACGCTGCTGTCCTACTCCTCCGAAGCCGGAAATTTGCTCAAAGTTGCGATGGGCAAATATTCCGACCAGGGAGATTTCGATTTGCTATTGAGTGCCTACTCGGGAGACGGCTACAAATCCGATAGAGTAGGGCGTGGCTCCCGTAGTTTGAGCAATCCCAGATTGTCAGCCCTCTGGATGGTTCAAAGGACTGTCTTGGATTCGCTCCTGAGCGACAAGGACGCTTTTAATCGTGGCCTGACAGCCCGGTTTCTCCTGGTCAATACCGGTGCCCGCCGTACTAAGGACAATGGAGCAGAAATGGTTTTTGCCAAAGGAGAGCTCTGGGACTCAATCCTTGCTCCATTTCTGAAATTGAGAAGGCAAGGGCCCTCCGAAGTCGAGCCTATCCCGGTCAGATGTTCCGGGGAGGCCAAGGAGGTCTTCAGGCAGTTTCACAACGAGTCAGTTGATATCGAAGAAACCTTGCCCGAGGAATTGCAGGGCGAATGCTCCCGCTGGCGTGAAAATGCCATCAAGGTCGCGGGATTGTTTCAGTTGGTCAGCGATAAGGATCGCATGATAGACGAGAGGACAGCTGAGGCCGCGTGTGCGGTCGTTCGATGGTGCGGGAGGGGTTATCTTCGCCTTTTGCAAGGAAAACGCCTTGAGGTCTTGCAGGCTGAGGCCGACAAGCTAGTTGATATTTGCAGGGAGCATGGAGGGGAAGTCTCTGTGGGGGAATTGCAGTCTCGACATGGACTCCGGAACGGTAGGCTGAAGGAAGTTCTTTCACTTGTCCGGACCTTTCCAAACTTGCTCAGCTTCGAGACCAGGCTGACTTCCACGAAGCCTCGGCAGGTCCTAGTAGCCCAGTAA
- a CDS encoding HupE/UreJ family protein encodes MTLLFVTNPLRAHTSGENYVFFDVYEDRLVGTFEINTDDLEKKFGIKSEKKEDWLAVVQENAEVVQAYIPEHFKISGAGESYPLEFKEVGLRDLGFMRFAKYDFVMKAENPIPNVITIENTMLQETGRLHRGLVGIMNNYHTGMKHGDESAHMIFGSSTSVQELDLTNIPSMLGARAMVPQGVLHIWIGIDHILFLLCLLLPTVLIRKDDKVIPVEKFHSVLWRVFKIVTLFTIAHSITLALAALDFISISSRLVESIIALSIIIVGVNNIFFKVGSWTSIMIVILGLFHGLGFASVMGELPFRMQDALKVVLGFNIGVELGQMVIVAAIFPLLFFLRKHPSYQPVILQGGSAVLTLVAGFWFVQRAFGLG; translated from the coding sequence ATGACGCTTCTCTTCGTGACGAATCCGTTAAGGGCACACACCAGCGGTGAGAATTACGTGTTTTTTGATGTGTACGAAGACCGTCTGGTCGGCACATTTGAGATCAATACCGACGACCTTGAGAAAAAGTTCGGTATCAAGTCCGAGAAAAAGGAGGACTGGCTGGCTGTTGTTCAGGAGAACGCGGAAGTAGTCCAAGCCTATATCCCCGAACACTTCAAAATCAGCGGGGCTGGTGAATCCTACCCATTGGAATTCAAGGAAGTCGGGCTGCGGGATCTGGGATTCATGCGGTTTGCCAAGTATGACTTTGTGATGAAGGCGGAAAACCCCATTCCCAATGTCATAACGATTGAGAACACGATGCTTCAGGAAACGGGCAGGCTTCATCGTGGACTTGTCGGGATCATGAACAACTATCATACGGGCATGAAACACGGGGACGAATCGGCCCATATGATTTTCGGCTCCAGCACCTCCGTGCAGGAACTTGATCTGACAAATATTCCTTCAATGCTTGGAGCCCGTGCCATGGTTCCGCAGGGAGTCCTTCATATCTGGATAGGAATTGACCACATCCTTTTCCTCCTCTGCCTGCTACTGCCGACTGTCCTGATCAGGAAGGATGACAAAGTGATTCCAGTGGAAAAATTTCACAGCGTCCTCTGGAGGGTGTTTAAAATCGTGACCCTGTTCACCATTGCGCACTCCATCACCCTTGCCTTGGCCGCCCTTGATTTTATATCCATATCCAGCCGGCTGGTTGAATCGATCATTGCCCTCTCCATCATCATCGTCGGGGTGAATAATATTTTCTTCAAGGTCGGAAGTTGGACCTCAATCATGATCGTCATCCTCGGCTTGTTCCATGGACTGGGCTTTGCCTCCGTGATGGGCGAACTCCCGTTCCGCATGCAGGATGCCCTGAAGGTTGTCCTTGGGTTCAATATCGGTGTCGAACTTGGCCAGATGGTGATCGTCGCAGCCATCTTCCCATTGCTTTTCTTCCTGCGGAAGCATCCTTCCTACCAGCCTGTCATTCTCCAAGGCGGATCGGCAGTCCTCACACTGGTCGCCGGCTTCTGGTTTGTCCAGAGGGCGTTCGGTCTGGGTTGA
- a CDS encoding amino acid adenylation domain-containing protein, which produces MPAENTPSLIHHFLDKSAAKLPDKVAFEFSEQHLTYAEAAKQANKLAHLLVEEGVKAGDCVGVYLNKSLEIPVAVYGILKAGAVFVPIDPGAPPARVAFIIKDCQITHLITRPERRKSLNKALDEGAELKVVVGLDENALAGSDTRCLPWRSLQDFPDTAPSDKVKDHDLAYILYTSGSTGEPKGMMHTHSSGVAYALYSGITYGITPEDRMGNHSRLHFDMALFEFFTGPSRGATTVIIPEDAMLFPSSLAQLIEEKALTIWYSVPLALVQLITNVDLKSRPQPALRWVIYAGEPFPTKHMIRLMKIWPKARYSNVYGPAEVNQCTVFHIDPGKLNPNKPIPLGKVWDGATGRIENPDGSLTPPGEIGELLIHSKTMMKGYWGRPELTAKGIVMREQVPGIPIAFYKTGDLVQLDKEGLLHFHGRRDRQIKIRGYRLELDEVEHALHSIPQVQEGCAILHDLPSGEKALVAVLRLKEGATVEPGQLHKHLAKALPAYAIPQRTVFADDLPRTSTGKIDRRRLSSFVDSSNFEN; this is translated from the coding sequence ATGCCTGCGGAAAATACTCCATCACTGATCCACCATTTTCTGGACAAGTCGGCAGCCAAATTGCCGGACAAAGTCGCATTTGAATTTTCCGAACAGCACCTCACTTACGCCGAAGCGGCAAAACAGGCTAACAAGCTGGCCCATTTATTAGTCGAGGAAGGTGTCAAAGCGGGAGACTGTGTTGGGGTTTATCTGAACAAGAGCTTGGAGATCCCGGTTGCTGTCTATGGCATCCTTAAGGCCGGGGCAGTGTTTGTGCCCATAGATCCGGGTGCGCCACCAGCAAGGGTGGCCTTCATCATCAAGGATTGCCAGATCACCCATCTCATAACACGACCCGAACGCCGGAAATCCCTAAACAAGGCATTGGACGAGGGTGCTGAGCTCAAGGTTGTTGTTGGATTGGACGAGAACGCCCTGGCAGGCAGTGATACCCGGTGCCTTCCTTGGCGCAGCTTGCAGGACTTTCCCGACACTGCTCCATCAGATAAAGTCAAGGACCACGACCTTGCCTACATTTTGTATACATCGGGGTCCACCGGGGAACCTAAAGGCATGATGCACACCCATTCCAGTGGGGTGGCTTACGCCTTGTATTCGGGAATTACCTACGGAATAACTCCCGAGGACCGTATGGGAAACCATTCCCGGCTACACTTTGACATGGCCCTTTTCGAGTTCTTTACGGGCCCCTCACGCGGTGCTACAACCGTGATCATTCCAGAGGATGCGATGCTGTTTCCTTCAAGCCTTGCCCAGCTGATCGAGGAAAAAGCCCTGACAATCTGGTATTCGGTCCCCCTGGCCTTGGTCCAGCTGATAACGAATGTGGATTTGAAGAGCCGACCACAGCCTGCTTTGCGTTGGGTCATTTACGCCGGGGAACCGTTTCCGACCAAGCACATGATCCGGTTGATGAAGATCTGGCCCAAGGCGAGGTATTCGAATGTATACGGTCCCGCTGAAGTTAATCAGTGTACCGTATTCCATATCGATCCCGGAAAGTTGAATCCAAATAAGCCCATTCCCCTCGGGAAGGTGTGGGATGGGGCCACAGGCCGGATTGAGAATCCCGACGGTTCCCTGACCCCACCCGGAGAAATCGGGGAGTTGCTGATCCACAGCAAGACAATGATGAAAGGATATTGGGGGCGGCCAGAGCTGACGGCAAAAGGGATTGTCATGAGGGAACAAGTACCCGGTATTCCCATTGCCTTCTACAAGACCGGCGACCTGGTCCAACTTGATAAGGAGGGGCTCCTTCACTTTCACGGAAGGCGTGACCGGCAGATAAAGATTCGTGGTTACCGCCTTGAATTGGATGAAGTTGAACATGCCCTGCACAGCATTCCCCAAGTCCAGGAGGGATGTGCTATCTTGCATGATCTGCCATCCGGAGAGAAGGCTCTCGTTGCTGTTTTGCGCCTCAAGGAAGGCGCGACAGTCGAACCCGGGCAACTGCACAAGCACCTCGCCAAGGCTCTTCCGGCCTATGCAATCCCTCAAAGGACCGTCTTTGCTGACGACCTGCCACGGACCTCAACCGGAAAAATCGACCGGCGAAGGCTTTCATCTTTCGTGGATTCCTCGAATTTTGAAAATTGA
- a CDS encoding acyl carrier protein — MSVLQSISEHFAENGLDLDPEEDLFSSGQVDSVSMMEAIAFIENKFQVTVPHDELIPDNFRSLQIIAGYIEGKLKHP, encoded by the coding sequence ATGAGCGTTCTTCAGTCCATCTCGGAACACTTCGCGGAAAATGGCTTGGACCTTGATCCGGAGGAAGACCTTTTCAGCAGTGGCCAGGTAGATTCGGTCTCCATGATGGAAGCCATTGCCTTCATTGAAAATAAATTCCAAGTGACTGTTCCCCACGATGAATTGATTCCGGATAATTTCCGCTCACTCCAGATTATTGCTGGCTACATCGAGGGGAAATTGAAGCACCCATAA
- a CDS encoding RNA polymerase sigma factor: MSSDFYTAFILPYAGIIIKLCRAYTNTQEDFEDYYQEVCLQIWKSRNNFRKESSWSTWVYRLSLNVCLTLLKKHKRSKEHFASDYLPEIAVEESQAFDNEALNQLYQAIRQLSEIDRGVILLYLEEKSYQEIADITGTNANNIGVRIQRIKLRLRKLLDGKIN, from the coding sequence TTGAGCAGCGACTTCTATACGGCATTCATTCTTCCCTATGCGGGCATCATCATCAAGTTGTGCCGGGCGTATACCAACACGCAGGAAGATTTTGAGGACTATTACCAGGAAGTCTGTCTGCAGATCTGGAAGAGCCGGAACAATTTCCGCAAGGAATCCTCCTGGTCGACCTGGGTTTACCGATTGTCGCTCAATGTCTGTCTGACCCTGTTGAAAAAGCATAAACGCTCCAAGGAGCACTTTGCTTCTGATTACCTGCCCGAGATCGCAGTGGAAGAAAGTCAGGCTTTCGACAATGAGGCACTGAATCAACTTTATCAGGCCATCCGCCAGCTTTCGGAGATCGATCGTGGCGTCATCCTGTTGTATCTGGAAGAAAAATCGTATCAGGAGATTGCCGACATCACCGGTACAAATGCCAACAATATCGGTGTCCGCATTCAACGTATTAAACTACGCTTAAGGAAATTGTTAGATGGAAAAATCAATTGA